From the genome of Eriocheir sinensis breed Jianghai 21 chromosome 47, ASM2467909v1, whole genome shotgun sequence, one region includes:
- the LOC126981166 gene encoding uncharacterized protein LOC126981166: protein MVRRVGEEISMPGSLQIKVGLGAVLQVQSDKFQVPTKVSLGAILQVQSEKFQVPTKVGLGAVLQVQSEKFQVPTKVGLGAVLQVQSEKFQVPTKVGLGAVLQVQSEKFQVPTKVGLGAVLQVQSEKFQVPTKVGLGAVLQVQSEKFQVPTKVGLGAVLQVQSEKFRVPTKVGLGAVLQVQSEKFRVPTKVGLGAVLQVQSEKFQVPTKVGLGAVLQVQSEKFRVPTKVGLGAVLQVQSEKFQVPTKVGLGAVLQVQSEKFRVPTKVGLGAVLQVQSEKFRVPTKVGLGAVLQVQSEKFRVPTKVGLGAVLQVQSEKFQVPTQGL, encoded by the exons atggtgagaagggtgggagaggagataagCATGCCAGGGTCTCTACAAATTAAGGTTGgcttaggggccgtattacaagtccagtcCGATAAGTTTCAGGttcctacaaaggtcagtttaggggccatattacaagtccaatccgagaagtttcaggtccctacaaaggttggtttaggggctgtattacaagtccagtccgagaagtttcag gtccctacaaaggttggtttaggggctgtattacaagtccagtccgagaagtttcaggtccctacaaaggttggtttaggggctgtattacaagtccagtccgagaagtttcaggtccctacaaaggttggtttaggggctgtattacaagtccagtccgagaagtttcag gtccctacaaaggtcggtttaggggccgtattacaagtccaatccgagaagtttcaggtccctacaaag gtcggtttaggggccgtattacaagtccaatccgagaagtttcgggtccctacaaaggtcggtttaggggccgtattacaagtccaatccgagaagtttcgggtccctacaaaggtcggtttaggggccgtattacaagtccaatccgagaagtttcaggtccctacaaaggtcggtttaggggctgtattacaagtccaatccgagaagtttcgggtccctacaaaggttggtttaggggccgtattacaagtccaatccgagaagtttcaggtccctacaaag gttggtttaggggccgtattacaagtccaatccgagaagtttcgggtccctacaaaggttggtttaggggccgtattacaagtccaatccgagaagtttcgggtccctacaaaggttggtttaggggctgtattacaagtccaatccgagaagtttcgggtccctacaaaggttggtttaggggctgtattacaagtccaatccgagaagtttcaggtccctacacaG gggctgtaA